The Streptomyces sp. NBC_00691 genome has a segment encoding these proteins:
- a CDS encoding carbohydrate ABC transporter permease, translating to MSAPSLTPSTTGSARHSPPAAAGPVPPGGRARFAKSLRRNLTAHGFLIGAVLCFAFFSWYPMVREFLLAFQKTESGQSTWVGFDNLVTVVNDPAFWQAWRNTLLFTALALVFGFVVPFVVALVINEFHHGQGYLRLLVYLPVMLPPVASVLLFKYLYDPGYGLLNELFRFLHLPEQQWLQDPDLSMLSVVIASTWMNMGGAALIYLAALQSIPGELYEAAELDGAGLFRKIWHVTIPQTRLILSLMLLMQVIATMQVFVEPFLLTGGAGPEGSTTTVVYLIYQYAFNFNNYGAAAALGLLLLVLLAGFSAAYVRLSRAEDE from the coding sequence ATGTCGGCCCCCAGCCTGACCCCGAGCACGACGGGCAGCGCCCGCCACTCCCCGCCGGCCGCGGCGGGACCCGTACCCCCCGGTGGCCGCGCCCGCTTCGCGAAGAGCCTGCGGCGCAACCTCACCGCCCACGGCTTCCTCATCGGCGCCGTGCTCTGCTTCGCCTTCTTCTCCTGGTACCCGATGGTCAGGGAGTTCCTCCTGGCCTTCCAGAAGACCGAGAGCGGACAGTCGACCTGGGTCGGCTTCGACAACCTCGTCACCGTCGTCAACGACCCCGCCTTCTGGCAGGCCTGGCGCAACACGCTCCTCTTCACCGCGCTCGCGCTCGTCTTCGGCTTCGTCGTCCCCTTCGTCGTCGCCCTCGTCATCAACGAGTTCCACCACGGCCAGGGCTATCTCCGACTGCTCGTCTACCTGCCCGTGATGCTCCCGCCGGTCGCCTCGGTGCTCCTCTTCAAGTACCTCTACGACCCCGGCTACGGACTCCTCAACGAGCTCTTCCGCTTCCTCCACCTCCCCGAGCAGCAGTGGCTCCAGGACCCCGACCTCTCCATGCTCTCCGTCGTGATCGCCTCCACCTGGATGAACATGGGCGGTGCGGCCCTGATCTACCTGGCCGCGCTCCAGAGCATCCCCGGCGAGCTGTACGAGGCGGCCGAACTCGACGGCGCCGGGCTGTTCCGCAAGATCTGGCACGTCACCATCCCGCAGACCCGCCTGATCCTCTCCCTGATGCTGCTCATGCAGGTCATCGCCACCATGCAGGTCTTCGTCGAACCGTTCCTGCTCACCGGCGGCGCGGGCCCCGAGGGATCGACCACGACCGTCGTCTACCTCATCTACCAATACGCCTTCAACTTCAACAACTACGGTGCCGCGGCGGCGCTCGGCCTGCTCCTCCTCGTACTCCTGGCCGGATTCTCGGCGGCGTACGTGAGGCTCAGCCGCGCCGAGGACGAGTAG
- a CDS encoding LacI family DNA-binding transcriptional regulator yields MTRRLAQVAKKVGVSEATVSRVLNGKPGVSEATRQSVLTALDVLGYERPTQLRGERARLVGLVLPELQNPIFPAFAEVIGGALAQQGLTPVLCTQTKGGVSEADYVDLLLQQQVSGVVFAGGLFAQADAPHDHYHQLAERNIPVVLINASIKGLNFPCVSCDDAVAVEQAWRHLASLGHERIGLVLGPSDHVPSRRKLEAARAVAEAAGGELPDEYVVRSIFSLEGGQAAATRLLERGVTGVVCASDPLALGAIRAARRRGLSVPSQVSVVGFDDSAFMNCTEPPLSTVRQPIEAMGRAAVELLCAQIQGTQTDPGELLFEPELVVRGSTAPPPAV; encoded by the coding sequence ATGACGCGACGACTTGCTCAAGTGGCCAAGAAGGTGGGAGTCAGCGAGGCGACGGTCAGCCGTGTCCTCAACGGAAAGCCCGGTGTCTCCGAGGCGACACGGCAGTCCGTCCTCACCGCGCTCGATGTGCTCGGATACGAGCGGCCCACCCAGCTGCGGGGCGAGCGCGCGCGCCTGGTCGGCCTCGTGCTGCCGGAACTGCAGAACCCCATCTTCCCCGCGTTCGCGGAGGTGATCGGCGGCGCGCTCGCGCAGCAGGGGCTGACGCCGGTCCTGTGCACCCAGACCAAGGGCGGCGTCTCCGAGGCGGACTACGTCGACCTCCTGCTCCAGCAGCAGGTGTCCGGAGTCGTCTTCGCCGGAGGCCTGTTCGCGCAGGCCGACGCCCCTCACGACCACTACCACCAGCTCGCCGAGCGCAACATCCCGGTGGTCCTGATCAACGCCTCCATCAAGGGGCTCAACTTCCCCTGCGTCTCCTGCGACGACGCCGTCGCCGTCGAACAGGCCTGGCGTCACCTGGCCTCCCTCGGGCACGAGAGGATCGGCCTCGTCCTCGGCCCCAGCGACCACGTCCCCTCGCGCCGCAAGCTCGAAGCGGCCCGGGCCGTGGCCGAGGCCGCCGGCGGAGAACTGCCGGACGAGTACGTCGTGCGGTCGATCTTCTCCCTCGAAGGCGGGCAGGCCGCCGCCACCCGCCTCCTGGAGCGCGGCGTCACCGGCGTCGTGTGCGCCAGCGACCCGCTCGCCCTCGGTGCCATCAGGGCCGCCCGCCGCCGCGGCCTCTCGGTTCCTTCGCAGGTCTCCGTGGTCGGCTTCGACGACTCCGCCTTCATGAACTGCACCGAGCCGCCGCTCTCCACCGTGCGCCAGCCCATCGAGGCCATGGGGCGTGCCGCCGTCGAGCTGCTCTGCGCCCAGATCCAGGGCACGCAGACGGACCCCGGTGAGCTCCTCTTCGAGCCCGAACTCGTGGTGCGCGGCTCGACGGCGCCGCCCCCTGCCGTCTGA
- a CDS encoding CARDB domain-containing protein yields the protein MRGKTLSWRLTIGVLIAGLIAVGLLPVTAYAAPATNLALGRTTTASGAHGAYPAGNVTDGGQQSYWEGPAGSFPQWVQVDLGAGTRVDSVVLKLPTTWEARSQTVAVLGSGDGSTFTPLAAAQARVFDPSASNTVTLDITSTTTRYVRVQVTANTGWNAAQLSEVEVYGESGGGPVDPPPTGTNLARNKPIEASSTTQTYVAANANDDSTGTYWESAGVPADLTVKLGANADVTAVVVKLDPAQVWGPRTQAIQVLGREQAASGFTSLKARADYAFNPSTGQNTVTIPVTGRYADLRLTFFSNTGAPGAQVAEFQVVGAAAPGPDLTVTDLTWTPSTPSETDAVTVQATVRNAGSAAAAATTVEVSVEGAVAGSAQVGALAAGASATVPVTVGRRPVGSYTVSAVVDPTDTVPEQDNGNNSRTAATKLVVGQSPGPDLRITAITSNPTSPAVGSAVTFTVAVQNRGTTTAAGTVTRLTAGTTTLNGSTGTIAAGQTVNVPISGSWTATTGGATLTATADATGTLTETDETNNVFSRSLVVGRGAAVPYTEYEAEDARYRGTLLTSDQKRTFGHTNFATESSGRKSVRLGTTGEFVEFTSTNPANSIVVRNSIPDAAAGGGAEATISLYANDVFVRKLTLTSKHSWLYGSTDDPEGLTNRPGGDARRLFDESHALLAQSYPVGTKFRLQRDAGDSASFYIIDLIDLEQVAPPAAKPANCVSITAYGAVPNDGIDDTDALQRAVTADQNGQIPCVWIPAGQWRQEQKILTDDPLNRGQFNQVGIRDVTIRGAGMWHSQLYTLTPPHEAGGINHPHEGNFGFDIDHNTQISDIAIFGSGAIRGGDGNAEGGVGLNGRFGKNTKISNVWIEHANVGVWAGRDYSNIPELWGPGDGLEFTGMRIRNTYADGINFANGTRNSTVFDSSFRNTGDDALAVWASKYVKDTSVDVGHDNHFRNNTIQLPWRANGIAVYGGYGNTIENNIISDTMNYPGIMLATDHDPLPFSGQTLISNNALHRTGGAFWNEDQEFGAITLFAQGQPIPGVTIRDTDIFDSTYDGIQFKTGGGEMPDVKITNVRIDKSVNGSGILAMSGARGSATLTGVTITDSAEGDVLVEPGSQFVVNRTG from the coding sequence ATGAGAGGCAAAACCCTGAGCTGGCGGCTGACGATCGGCGTCCTGATCGCCGGACTGATAGCCGTCGGACTCCTGCCGGTCACCGCGTACGCGGCGCCCGCGACCAACCTCGCCCTCGGCAGGACGACCACGGCATCGGGCGCCCACGGCGCCTACCCGGCCGGCAACGTCACCGACGGCGGTCAGCAGTCGTACTGGGAAGGCCCCGCCGGATCGTTCCCGCAGTGGGTCCAGGTCGACCTCGGCGCCGGAACCCGCGTCGACAGCGTCGTCCTGAAACTCCCCACCACCTGGGAGGCCCGCTCCCAGACCGTCGCCGTGCTCGGCAGCGGCGACGGCAGCACCTTCACCCCCCTCGCCGCGGCCCAGGCGCGGGTGTTCGACCCGTCCGCGTCGAACACCGTCACCCTCGACATCACCTCCACGACGACCCGGTACGTCCGCGTCCAGGTGACGGCCAACACGGGCTGGAACGCGGCCCAGCTCTCCGAGGTCGAGGTATACGGCGAGAGCGGCGGCGGCCCGGTCGACCCGCCCCCCACCGGCACCAACCTCGCGCGCAACAAGCCCATCGAGGCGAGCTCCACGACGCAGACGTACGTCGCGGCCAACGCCAACGACGACAGCACGGGCACCTACTGGGAGTCCGCCGGCGTACCCGCCGACCTCACGGTGAAGCTCGGCGCCAACGCCGACGTCACCGCCGTGGTCGTCAAGCTCGATCCGGCCCAGGTCTGGGGCCCGCGCACCCAGGCCATCCAGGTCCTCGGCCGGGAGCAGGCCGCCTCCGGCTTCACCTCGCTCAAGGCACGGGCCGACTACGCGTTCAACCCCTCCACCGGGCAGAACACCGTCACCATCCCGGTGACCGGCCGCTACGCCGACCTGCGGCTGACCTTCTTCTCCAACACCGGAGCCCCCGGCGCCCAGGTCGCGGAGTTCCAGGTCGTGGGCGCGGCCGCGCCCGGCCCCGACCTGACCGTCACCGATCTGACCTGGACTCCGTCCACCCCCTCCGAGACGGACGCCGTGACGGTCCAGGCCACCGTCCGCAACGCGGGCAGCGCGGCGGCCGCCGCCACGACCGTCGAGGTCAGCGTCGAAGGCGCCGTGGCCGGTTCCGCCCAGGTCGGCGCCCTCGCCGCCGGCGCCTCGGCGACCGTCCCGGTCACCGTCGGCAGGCGGCCCGTGGGCTCGTACACCGTCTCGGCGGTGGTCGACCCGACCGACACCGTGCCCGAGCAGGACAACGGGAACAACAGCCGGACGGCCGCCACGAAGCTGGTCGTCGGCCAGAGCCCCGGTCCCGACCTGCGGATCACCGCGATCACCAGCAATCCGACCAGCCCCGCCGTCGGCTCCGCCGTCACCTTCACCGTCGCGGTCCAGAACCGCGGCACCACCACCGCCGCCGGTACGGTCACCCGCCTGACCGCGGGCACCACCACCCTCAACGGCAGCACGGGCACCATCGCCGCGGGCCAGACGGTCAACGTGCCGATCTCCGGCAGCTGGACCGCCACCACCGGCGGTGCCACGCTCACCGCGACCGCCGACGCCACGGGCACCCTCACCGAGACCGACGAGACCAACAACGTCTTCTCGCGCTCCCTCGTCGTCGGCCGGGGCGCCGCCGTTCCGTACACCGAGTACGAGGCGGAGGACGCCCGCTACCGGGGCACCCTCCTCACCTCCGACCAGAAGCGGACCTTCGGGCACACCAACTTCGCCACCGAGTCCTCCGGCCGCAAGTCGGTCCGGCTGGGCACCACCGGTGAGTTCGTCGAGTTCACCTCCACCAACCCCGCCAACTCGATCGTCGTCCGCAACTCGATTCCCGACGCGGCCGCCGGCGGCGGCGCCGAGGCCACGATCAGCCTCTACGCCAACGACGTCTTCGTCCGCAAGCTCACCCTGACCTCCAAGCACAGCTGGCTCTACGGCAGCACCGACGACCCCGAAGGCCTCACGAACCGCCCCGGCGGCGACGCCCGGCGTCTCTTCGACGAGTCCCACGCCCTGCTGGCCCAGTCGTACCCGGTGGGCACGAAGTTCCGTCTGCAGCGCGACGCCGGGGACTCGGCGTCCTTCTACATCATCGACCTGATCGACCTGGAGCAGGTCGCGCCCCCCGCCGCCAAGCCGGCGAACTGCGTCTCCATCACCGCGTACGGCGCCGTCCCCAACGACGGCATCGACGACACCGACGCCCTGCAGCGCGCGGTGACCGCCGACCAGAACGGCCAGATCCCCTGCGTCTGGATTCCCGCCGGCCAGTGGCGCCAGGAGCAGAAGATCCTCACCGACGACCCGCTCAACCGCGGCCAGTTCAACCAGGTGGGCATCCGCGACGTCACCATCCGCGGCGCGGGCATGTGGCACTCCCAGCTCTACACCCTGACCCCGCCGCACGAGGCCGGCGGCATCAACCACCCGCACGAGGGCAACTTCGGCTTCGACATCGACCACAACACCCAGATCTCCGACATCGCCATCTTCGGCTCCGGAGCCATCCGCGGCGGTGACGGCAACGCCGAGGGCGGCGTCGGCCTCAACGGCCGCTTCGGCAAGAACACGAAGATCAGCAACGTCTGGATCGAGCACGCCAACGTCGGCGTCTGGGCAGGCCGCGACTACTCCAACATCCCCGAGCTGTGGGGCCCCGGAGACGGCCTCGAGTTCACCGGCATGCGGATCCGCAACACCTACGCCGACGGCATCAACTTCGCCAACGGCACCCGCAACTCGACCGTCTTCGACTCGTCCTTCCGCAACACCGGCGACGACGCCCTGGCCGTCTGGGCCAGCAAGTACGTCAAGGACACCTCGGTCGACGTCGGCCACGACAACCACTTCCGAAACAACACCATCCAGCTGCCCTGGCGTGCCAACGGCATCGCGGTATACGGCGGTTACGGCAACACCATCGAGAACAACATCATCTCGGACACCATGAACTACCCCGGGATCATGCTCGCGACCGACCACGACCCGCTGCCCTTCTCCGGCCAGACCCTCATCTCCAACAACGCCCTGCACCGCACCGGCGGAGCGTTCTGGAACGAGGACCAGGAGTTCGGCGCCATCACCCTCTTCGCCCAGGGCCAGCCCATCCCCGGCGTCACCATCCGGGACACCGACATCTTCGACTCGACCTACGACGGCATCCAGTTCAAGACGGGTGGCGGCGAGATGCCGGACGTGAAGATCACCAACGTCCGCATCGACAAGTCGGTCAACGGCTCCGGGATCCTCGCGATGAGCGGCGCCCGCGGCAGCGCGACGCTGACCGGCGTCACCATCACCGACTCGGCCGAGGGCGACGTCCTCGTCGAGCCCGGTTCCCAGTTCGTCGTCAACCGGACCGGCTGA
- a CDS encoding discoidin domain-containing protein, protein MSFRHWRSRGLSAVIATSLLALGGPLMSARAAGGPNIALGDAAAASGSHAEYGAANITDGNQGTYWQSAGTTLPQWVQVDLGTTTRVDEVVLRLPAGWESRNQTLSVQGSADGASFATLKNSASYTFAPGAANTVTVSFPATQARFVRVDITANSGWQAAQLSELEVHAADGSSANLASGRTLTASSHTEVYTAGNANDGNRATYWESANNALPQWIQADLGSSVRVDRVVLRLPDGWGARSQTLKIQGSANGTAFTDLTASQAYTFDAAGGRAATITFDATTTRYVRVLVTANSVQPAAQLSELEVYGPTSGDTQAPSAPANLALTQPATDQIRLTWNAATDNTGVTGYDIYANGTLLTSVAGNVTTFTDTRPANQTVTYRVRAKDAAGNQSADSNAVTRTGDTGDTQAPTAPANLAFTEPAAGQIRLTWNASSDNVGVTGYDVYADNVLRGSVAGNVTTYTDTRPASATVTYRVRAKDAAGNQSTDSNAVTRTGTGGTGSNLAVGKQIDASSTVHTFVAANANDNNVSTYWEGAGGSYPNTLTVKLGSNADVGSLVLKLDPATAWATRSQTVEVLGREQSATGFTGVAAAKSYTFDPASGNTVTIPVSARVADVQLKFTANTGSGAGQLAEFQVIGVPAPNPDLEVTGLTTTPASPVESDPITVSATVRNSGPAAAPASALALRLGGTKVATAQVGALAAGAQTTVSASIGARDAGSYQLSAVADEANAVIEQNETNNTYTRPTALVVTPVSSSDLVAASVTTSPSSPSAGDAVTFKVAVRNQGTAASAAGAHGVTLALTDSTGAVVKTLTGAHTGALAAGASAEVNLGPWTAANGSYTVRTVLADDANELPVKRANNTSTQPLFVGRGADMPYDMYEAEDGTVGGGATVAGPNRTVGDIAGEASGRKAVSLDATGEYVEFTARRSTNTLVARFSIPDSPGGGGIDSTISVYVDGVFKKSLPLTSKYAWLYGAEAGPGNSPSAGAPRHIYDEAHLLLGETVQAGSRIRLQKDAANTSTYAIDFVNLEQVAPVGNPDPATYTVPAGFGHQDVQNALDKVRMDTTGTLVGVYLPPGDYQTASKFQVYGKPVKVVGAGPWFTTFHAPSTQDNTDVGFRAEAAAKGSLFKGFAYFGNYTSRIDGPGKVFDFANVTDIVIDDIWNEHMVCLYWGANTDRMTIKNSRIRNLFADGINMTNGSTDNHVVNNDARATGDDSFALFSAIDAGGADMKNNVYENLTTTLTWRAAGVAVYGGYNNTFRNIHIADTLVYAGITISSLDFGYPMNGFGTDPTTFENISIVRAGGHFWGSQTFPGIWVFSASKVFQGIRVSHVDIVDPTYSGVMFQTNYVGGQPQFPIKDTVFTDVSITGARKSGDAFDARSGFGLWANELPESGQGPAVGEVTFNGLRLSGNAVDIRNTTPTFKINVNP, encoded by the coding sequence ATGAGTTTCCGCCACTGGAGATCACGGGGCCTGAGCGCCGTGATCGCCACCAGCCTCCTGGCACTGGGAGGACCCCTCATGTCCGCCCGGGCGGCGGGCGGCCCCAACATCGCCCTGGGCGACGCCGCCGCGGCGTCCGGATCCCACGCCGAGTACGGCGCCGCGAACATCACCGACGGCAACCAGGGAACGTACTGGCAGAGCGCCGGCACCACCCTGCCCCAATGGGTCCAGGTCGACCTCGGCACCACCACCCGCGTGGACGAGGTGGTCCTGAGACTGCCCGCCGGCTGGGAGAGCCGCAACCAGACGCTGTCCGTCCAGGGCAGCGCCGACGGCGCCAGCTTCGCCACCCTCAAGAACTCCGCCTCCTACACCTTCGCCCCGGGCGCCGCCAACACGGTGACCGTCTCCTTCCCGGCTACCCAGGCCCGGTTCGTCCGGGTCGACATCACCGCCAACTCCGGCTGGCAGGCCGCGCAGCTCTCCGAGCTGGAGGTCCACGCGGCCGACGGGTCCTCCGCCAACCTGGCGAGCGGCCGCACGCTGACCGCGAGCAGCCACACCGAGGTGTACACGGCGGGCAACGCCAACGACGGCAACCGGGCCACCTACTGGGAGAGCGCCAACAACGCCCTCCCGCAGTGGATCCAGGCCGACCTCGGCTCGTCCGTCCGCGTCGACCGGGTCGTCCTGCGGCTTCCCGACGGCTGGGGCGCCCGCAGCCAGACCCTCAAGATCCAGGGCAGTGCGAACGGCACCGCCTTCACCGACCTGACCGCCTCCCAGGCGTACACCTTCGACGCCGCCGGGGGACGGGCCGCGACGATCACCTTCGACGCGACCACCACCCGCTACGTCCGGGTCCTCGTCACGGCGAACAGCGTCCAGCCCGCCGCCCAGCTCTCCGAGCTGGAGGTCTACGGGCCCACCTCGGGCGACACCCAGGCACCGTCCGCACCCGCGAACCTCGCCCTCACCCAGCCGGCCACCGACCAGATCCGGCTCACCTGGAACGCCGCCACCGACAACACCGGCGTCACCGGCTACGACATCTACGCCAACGGAACCCTGTTGACCAGCGTCGCCGGAAACGTCACCACCTTCACCGACACCCGGCCGGCGAACCAGACGGTCACCTACCGCGTCCGCGCCAAGGACGCGGCGGGCAACCAGTCCGCCGACAGCAACGCCGTCACCCGCACCGGCGACACCGGCGACACCCAGGCCCCGACGGCGCCCGCGAACCTCGCGTTCACCGAGCCCGCGGCCGGACAGATCAGGCTGACCTGGAACGCGTCCTCGGACAACGTCGGAGTCACCGGCTACGACGTCTACGCCGACAACGTCCTCCGGGGCAGCGTCGCAGGGAACGTCACCACCTACACCGACACCCGGCCGGCCTCGGCGACCGTCACCTACCGCGTCCGCGCCAAGGACGCGGCGGGCAACCAGTCGACCGACAGCAACGCCGTCACCCGCACGGGCACCGGCGGCACCGGCTCCAACCTGGCGGTCGGCAAGCAGATCGACGCCTCCTCCACCGTCCACACCTTCGTCGCGGCCAACGCCAACGACAACAACGTCAGCACCTACTGGGAGGGGGCGGGCGGCAGCTATCCGAACACCCTGACCGTCAAGCTGGGCTCCAACGCCGACGTCGGCAGCCTCGTCCTCAAGCTTGACCCGGCCACGGCCTGGGCGACCCGCAGCCAGACCGTCGAGGTCCTCGGCCGCGAACAGAGCGCCACCGGCTTCACCGGCGTCGCCGCCGCGAAGAGCTACACCTTCGACCCGGCGAGCGGCAACACCGTCACCATCCCCGTCTCCGCCCGCGTCGCCGACGTCCAGCTGAAGTTCACCGCCAACACCGGCTCGGGGGCGGGCCAGCTCGCCGAGTTCCAGGTGATCGGCGTCCCCGCACCCAACCCCGACCTGGAGGTCACCGGCCTCACCACCACGCCCGCCTCGCCCGTCGAGTCGGACCCGATCACCGTCAGCGCCACCGTCCGCAACAGCGGCCCGGCCGCCGCACCGGCCAGCGCCCTCGCGCTGCGCCTCGGCGGCACGAAGGTCGCCACCGCGCAGGTCGGCGCCCTGGCCGCCGGCGCCCAGACCACCGTCAGCGCCTCCATCGGCGCCCGCGACGCCGGTTCGTACCAGCTCAGCGCCGTCGCCGACGAGGCGAACGCCGTCATCGAGCAGAACGAGACCAACAACACCTACACCCGGCCCACCGCACTGGTGGTCACGCCGGTCTCCAGCTCCGACCTGGTCGCCGCCTCGGTGACGACCTCGCCGTCCAGCCCGTCCGCCGGTGACGCCGTCACCTTCAAGGTGGCCGTCAGGAACCAGGGCACCGCGGCGAGCGCGGCGGGTGCCCACGGCGTCACCCTCGCTCTCACCGACTCGACGGGAGCCGTCGTCAAGACCCTGACCGGTGCCCACACCGGAGCCCTCGCGGCCGGTGCGAGCGCCGAGGTGAACCTCGGCCCGTGGACGGCGGCCAACGGTTCGTACACGGTGAGGACGGTCCTCGCCGACGACGCCAACGAGCTGCCGGTGAAGCGGGCCAACAACACCTCCACCCAGCCCCTCTTCGTCGGCCGCGGCGCCGACATGCCGTACGACATGTACGAGGCGGAGGACGGCACCGTCGGCGGCGGAGCCACCGTCGCGGGCCCCAACCGCACCGTCGGCGACATCGCGGGCGAGGCCTCCGGCCGCAAGGCCGTCAGCCTGGACGCGACGGGGGAGTACGTCGAGTTCACCGCCCGGCGCTCGACCAACACCCTGGTGGCCCGCTTCTCGATCCCGGACTCCCCGGGCGGTGGCGGGATCGACTCCACCATCAGCGTCTACGTCGACGGGGTGTTCAAGAAGTCGCTCCCGCTCACCTCGAAGTACGCCTGGCTGTACGGCGCGGAGGCCGGGCCCGGCAACTCCCCGAGCGCGGGCGCCCCGCGCCACATCTACGACGAGGCGCATCTCCTGCTCGGTGAGACCGTCCAGGCGGGCAGCAGGATCCGCCTCCAGAAGGATGCCGCGAACACCTCCACGTACGCGATCGACTTCGTGAACCTGGAGCAGGTCGCCCCGGTCGGGAACCCGGACCCGGCCACGTACACCGTGCCGGCCGGCTTCGGACACCAGGACGTGCAGAACGCCCTGGACAAGGTCCGCATGGACACCACCGGCACGCTCGTGGGCGTCTATCTGCCGCCGGGCGACTACCAGACGGCGAGCAAGTTCCAGGTCTACGGGAAGCCGGTCAAGGTGGTCGGTGCCGGGCCGTGGTTCACCACGTTCCACGCGCCGTCGACCCAGGACAACACCGATGTGGGCTTCCGCGCCGAGGCGGCGGCCAAGGGCTCGCTGTTCAAGGGCTTCGCCTACTTCGGCAACTACACCTCGCGCATCGACGGGCCGGGCAAGGTCTTCGACTTCGCGAACGTCACCGACATCGTCATCGACGACATCTGGAACGAACACATGGTGTGCCTCTACTGGGGCGCGAACACCGACCGGATGACCATCAAGAACTCCCGGATCCGCAACCTGTTCGCCGACGGCATCAACATGACCAACGGCTCGACGGACAACCACGTCGTCAACAACGACGCGCGGGCGACCGGTGACGACAGCTTCGCCCTGTTCTCCGCGATCGACGCCGGCGGCGCCGACATGAAGAACAACGTCTACGAGAACCTCACCACCACCCTGACATGGCGAGCGGCGGGCGTGGCCGTCTACGGCGGCTACAACAACACCTTCCGCAACATCCACATCGCCGACACGCTCGTCTACGCGGGCATCACCATCTCGTCGCTGGACTTCGGCTATCCGATGAACGGCTTCGGGACCGACCCCACGACCTTCGAGAACATCTCCATCGTCCGGGCGGGCGGCCATTTCTGGGGCTCCCAGACCTTCCCCGGCATCTGGGTGTTCTCCGCCTCGAAGGTCTTCCAGGGCATCAGGGTGAGCCATGTGGACATCGTCGACCCCACGTACAGCGGGGTGATGTTCCAGACGAACTACGTGGGCGGTCAGCCACAGTTCCCCATCAAGGACACCGTGTTCACGGACGTCTCGATCACGGGCGCGCGCAAGAGCGGTGACGCGTTCGACGCCAGGTCCGGGTTCGGGCTGTGGGCCAACGAGCTGCCCGAATCGGGGCAGGGACCGGCCGTGGGCGAGGTGACCTTCAACGGCCTGCGGCTGAGCGGCAACGCCGTCGACATCCGTAACACGACCCCCACCTTCAAGATCAACGTCAACCCGTAG
- a CDS encoding extracellular solute-binding protein — MRSARFRRTRRASAVTLVSALTLTALAACGTSSSNNNGSGGSEGGGSSDPTAPLDPKTKVTLTIDCMPPAAKAAELKEWKEDVAEFNKTYPNVTIEGRSTPGQCLEPPRFTAMLKAKSQPDVFYTYFTDLPQVLSENGAADITAYVNDKSVPLLKDIDPNVLGSLKQDGKLYGLPTSNYTMGLLVNRKLFTQAGLDPDAPPRTWDEVRAAAKKIAGLGNGIAGFGEYSAGNTGGWHFTAQMYSVGGEVVDASGKKAAFNDELGKQVAKNIHAMRWEDDSMGKTQLLQWGDLQKQIATDKLGMFLAAPDDIAYMVQQLGAKYENFGMGPIPGEKNTLAGGNNYMVKQGISGDKIKAAVAWLNFKNLTVGKGQFDWARTKRDALPVGVPQPNFWLNGSKATDDAARVANATMPVQNFKSFMDNPVAGKAEPPKAQEVYKVLDNVMSGLLTNKDADIDKLLATAETQVNQVLATR; from the coding sequence ATGAGAAGTGCCCGGTTCCGCCGTACGCGCCGCGCCAGCGCGGTCACCCTCGTCTCCGCGCTCACGCTGACCGCGCTCGCCGCCTGCGGCACGAGCAGCAGCAACAACAACGGCAGCGGCGGTTCCGAGGGAGGTGGGTCCTCCGACCCCACCGCCCCGCTGGACCCGAAGACCAAGGTCACGCTCACGATCGACTGCATGCCCCCCGCGGCGAAGGCGGCCGAACTCAAGGAGTGGAAGGAGGACGTCGCCGAGTTCAACAAGACGTACCCCAACGTCACCATCGAGGGCCGCTCCACCCCCGGCCAGTGTCTGGAGCCGCCGCGGTTCACCGCGATGCTCAAGGCCAAGTCCCAGCCGGACGTGTTCTACACCTACTTCACCGACCTGCCGCAGGTGCTCTCCGAGAACGGCGCCGCGGACATCACCGCGTACGTCAACGACAAGAGCGTCCCGCTCCTCAAGGACATCGACCCGAACGTCCTCGGCTCCCTCAAGCAGGACGGCAAGCTGTACGGCCTGCCCACCAGCAACTACACGATGGGCCTGCTCGTCAACCGCAAGCTCTTCACGCAGGCGGGCCTGGACCCCGACGCCCCGCCGCGCACCTGGGACGAGGTCCGCGCCGCCGCCAAGAAGATCGCCGGACTCGGCAACGGCATCGCCGGCTTCGGCGAGTACAGCGCCGGCAACACCGGCGGCTGGCACTTCACCGCCCAGATGTACAGCGTCGGCGGCGAGGTCGTCGACGCGAGCGGCAAGAAGGCCGCCTTCAACGACGAACTCGGCAAGCAGGTCGCCAAGAACATCCACGCCATGCGCTGGGAGGACGACAGCATGGGCAAGACCCAGCTGCTCCAGTGGGGCGACCTGCAGAAGCAGATAGCCACCGACAAGCTCGGCATGTTCCTCGCCGCCCCCGACGACATCGCGTATATGGTCCAGCAGCTCGGCGCGAAGTACGAGAACTTCGGCATGGGCCCCATCCCCGGCGAGAAGAACACCCTGGCCGGCGGCAACAACTACATGGTCAAGCAGGGCATCTCCGGCGACAAGATCAAGGCCGCCGTCGCCTGGCTCAACTTCAAGAACCTCACCGTAGGCAAGGGCCAGTTCGACTGGGCCCGCACCAAGCGGGACGCCCTCCCCGTCGGCGTCCCGCAGCCCAACTTCTGGCTGAACGGCTCCAAGGCCACGGACGACGCCGCACGCGTCGCCAACGCCACCATGCCGGTCCAGAACTTCAAGTCCTTCATGGACAACCCCGTCGCCGGCAAGGCCGAGCCGCCGAAGGCGCAGGAGGTCTACAAGGTCCTCGACAACGTGATGTCCGGCCTCCTCACCAACAAGGACGCCGACATCGACAAGCTCCTCGCCACCGCCGAGACACAGGTCAACCAGGTCCTCGCCACGCGGTGA